A stretch of the Desulfobacter sp. genome encodes the following:
- a CDS encoding tetrathionate reductase family octaheme c-type cytochrome — translation MGKKIAGTCLTLVLGMTAMLGLVYPSLAATGPELNGEALGMKLAKQAVKANKRWTTTDHSKIEALNQDFSSGAQITQACLSCHTDASMQFEKTIHWTWEVASETPGIMNGKAGHAVNNFCISGNAMEDKGCLSCHVGWNGTQDEVNCLNCHGGEKYNYKEAFGDIQAFEGDDDPETQEIVEELQNEIKTAVKNITMPQREHCGECHFKGGGGDGVKHGDLDTSLAKPNRMLDVHMASEGTDFTCTRCHTTVKHNIAGRLYTRPAAAERKSLIQDDMATKITCESCHGTLPHKTDSKMNDHVDKVACQSCHIPEFARVNPTKMWWDWTKAGDKKEGKPYVTKGEFGKPTYKSIKGEFRWEKNVEPEYFWYNGSFSNIGIKNKIDPAQIVEVSHPLGDRTDPNARIHPFKIHRGKQPYDKINKQLVAPILSGPKGYWTTFDMNDAITRGNKALDVPYSGEFDYVETTYAFPITHMVAPGKNALACTQCHIRENSRLASITGIYLPGRDKNNFIDSIGMIAVLGAFAGVLLHGLGRFFTRNGKED, via the coding sequence ATGGGAAAAAAAATTGCCGGAACCTGCCTGACGCTTGTCCTGGGCATGACTGCCATGCTTGGCCTGGTTTACCCAAGCCTTGCCGCCACAGGCCCTGAACTCAACGGGGAAGCGTTAGGGATGAAGCTTGCCAAACAGGCGGTCAAAGCCAACAAACGCTGGACCACAACCGATCATTCCAAGATAGAGGCCTTGAATCAGGACTTTAGCTCAGGAGCGCAGATCACCCAGGCCTGTCTTTCCTGTCATACCGATGCATCCATGCAGTTTGAAAAGACCATTCACTGGACATGGGAAGTGGCGTCTGAGACCCCGGGCATTATGAACGGCAAGGCCGGGCATGCGGTCAACAATTTCTGCATTTCAGGCAATGCCATGGAAGACAAAGGGTGTCTGAGCTGCCATGTGGGGTGGAACGGGACCCAGGACGAGGTCAACTGCCTCAACTGCCACGGCGGTGAAAAGTACAACTATAAGGAAGCATTCGGCGATATCCAGGCCTTTGAAGGGGATGATGACCCAGAGACCCAAGAAATTGTCGAGGAGCTCCAGAACGAGATCAAAACCGCAGTTAAAAACATCACCATGCCCCAGCGGGAGCATTGCGGGGAATGCCACTTCAAAGGCGGGGGCGGAGACGGGGTCAAGCACGGGGATTTAGACACCTCTCTTGCCAAGCCCAATCGAATGCTGGATGTACATATGGCCAGCGAAGGTACCGATTTCACCTGCACGAGATGCCACACCACGGTAAAGCATAATATTGCCGGCCGCCTCTATACCCGGCCGGCCGCTGCCGAGCGCAAAAGCCTGATCCAGGATGACATGGCCACAAAAATCACCTGCGAGTCCTGCCACGGCACCCTGCCCCATAAAACCGATTCCAAAATGAACGATCATGTGGACAAGGTGGCCTGCCAGTCCTGCCACATCCCTGAATTTGCCAGAGTCAACCCCACGAAAATGTGGTGGGACTGGACCAAGGCAGGGGATAAAAAAGAGGGAAAACCCTATGTGACCAAAGGGGAGTTCGGCAAACCCACCTATAAATCCATCAAGGGCGAGTTTAGATGGGAAAAAAATGTGGAACCTGAATACTTCTGGTATAACGGGTCTTTTTCCAATATCGGCATCAAAAATAAAATTGATCCGGCTCAGATCGTAGAGGTCAGTCATCCCCTTGGGGATAGAACCGATCCCAATGCCCGGATCCATCCCTTTAAAATCCACAGGGGCAAACAGCCCTATGATAAGATCAACAAACAATTGGTAGCCCCCATTCTTTCAGGCCCCAAGGGATACTGGACCACCTTTGACATGAACGATGCCATCACCCGGGGCAACAAGGCCCTGGATGTGCCTTACTCGGGTGAGTTTGATTATGTTGAGACCACCTATGCCTTTCCCATCACCCATATGGTGGCCCCCGGGAAAAACGCCCTGGCCTGCACCCAATGCCATATCCGGGAAAATTCCAGGCTGGCCAGTATCACCGGCATTTACCTGCCCGGACGGGATAAGAACAACTTTATCGACAGCATCGGCATGATTGCGGTGCTCGGCGCCTTTGCAGGGGTATTGCTCCACGGCCTGGGCCGTTTTTTCACCCGGAACGGAAAGGAGGATTAA
- a CDS encoding HTH domain-containing protein produces the protein MEEDVFNAMKKAGKPVRPGEIAKTLGIESKAVSKGIQQLKAKGRIISPKRCYYSLS, from the coding sequence ATGGAAGAAGATGTGTTCAACGCCATGAAAAAGGCAGGCAAACCGGTCCGGCCGGGAGAAATTGCAAAAACATTGGGTATAGAAAGCAAGGCGGTTTCAAAGGGCATCCAGCAACTCAAGGCAAAAGGCCGAATCATATCGCCCAAACGATGCTATTATTCCCTGTCGTAA
- a CDS encoding rhodanese-like domain-containing protein gives MRDGIKGWKKAGYPVVGNARRLDDLIALNRTDFKSLCIGEQDARQLKNCCFVDFRDKSAYEKNHVSGANHVEYAAMFSKPMMEELNKSNTLVIIHEDKVLAGVIAATLKLMDYPDVYILR, from the coding sequence ATGCGGGACGGAATAAAAGGATGGAAAAAGGCGGGGTACCCGGTGGTGGGAAATGCCCGGCGCCTTGATGATCTCATTGCCCTGAACAGAACAGATTTTAAATCTTTGTGCATTGGTGAACAAGATGCCAGACAACTTAAAAACTGCTGTTTCGTTGATTTCAGGGACAAGTCAGCCTATGAAAAAAATCATGTTTCAGGCGCCAATCACGTTGAGTATGCCGCCATGTTTTCAAAACCCATGATGGAAGAGCTTAACAAAAGCAATACTCTGGTTATTATCCATGAAGACAAGGTTCTTGCCGGGGTCATTGCGGCCACCCTCAAACTCATGGATTATCCCGATGTCTATATTTTAAGGTAA
- a CDS encoding helix-turn-helix transcriptional regulator: MHLTGTEIQVANFICHGKTTKEIATLMGVAETTINTHRSHIRNKIGIRNEKVSLKSFLFSLS, encoded by the coding sequence ATGCACCTGACCGGTACGGAAATACAGGTTGCAAATTTTATCTGCCACGGCAAGACAACCAAAGAGATTGCCACCCTTATGGGGGTTGCTGAAACCACCATAAACACCCACAGAAGTCATATCAGAAACAAAATTGGCATCAGAAATGAAAAAGTCAGCTTGAAATCATTTTTGTTTTCCTTATCCTGA
- a CDS encoding TIGR01777 family protein, producing MKDEIFTKETLIHVPVEDLFAWHARNGAINRLTPPWSKLCLISRQGNGIDKGVKVKFKIKVMGIPMIWEAAHVEYLENKLFRDCQKRGPFALWEHTHLFSAKGKNAALMEDRIRFRLPMGFLSRPFYGHARRELERIFAYRHRVLKDDMENRAGRIRKQRILVSGASGTIGKALVPFLRTCGHEVIRLVRDPKDKSEDALYWDPYNNILDMDAAGPVDAVISLNGTDISRGRWTPAQRKLIVDSRVIPTRVLVEKMRTMARPPSVFISSSAIGFYGEGGEKILTEESPQGDSFISRVCDQWETASLGAARAGIRTVQLRIGVVLTPGGGALKRMLLPFSLGLGTRISQGRQYMSWISMDDALGGILHILEKKQIHGPVNLTAPAPVTNKVFTKTLGNIFSRPAMFVLPRPLAVFLWGQMGKETLLTSARVVPQILVDTGYDFSHPVLASALAHVLGRPLKN from the coding sequence CGCCATGGTCAAAGCTTTGTCTTATTTCAAGACAGGGCAACGGGATTGACAAGGGGGTCAAGGTAAAATTCAAAATAAAGGTGATGGGTATTCCCATGATCTGGGAGGCGGCCCATGTGGAATACCTGGAAAACAAGCTCTTCCGTGACTGCCAGAAAAGGGGTCCTTTTGCCCTGTGGGAGCATACCCATCTGTTTTCCGCCAAGGGTAAAAATGCGGCCCTCATGGAAGACCGGATCCGATTCAGGCTGCCCATGGGGTTTTTAAGCCGTCCTTTTTATGGCCATGCCCGCAGGGAACTTGAGCGGATATTTGCCTACCGCCACAGGGTACTTAAAGATGACATGGAAAACCGGGCAGGCAGGATCCGAAAGCAGAGAATTTTAGTTTCCGGGGCATCCGGCACCATTGGCAAAGCCCTGGTACCGTTTTTGAGGACCTGCGGCCACGAGGTCATCCGCCTGGTCCGGGATCCAAAGGATAAATCCGAGGATGCCCTGTACTGGGATCCTTACAATAATATTCTGGACATGGATGCTGCAGGACCCGTTGACGCGGTGATCAGCCTGAACGGGACGGATATCTCCAGAGGAAGGTGGACCCCTGCCCAACGGAAGTTGATTGTTGACTCTCGGGTGATCCCCACCCGGGTGTTGGTGGAAAAAATGCGGACCATGGCCAGGCCCCCCTCTGTTTTTATTTCTTCGTCTGCCATAGGATTTTACGGGGAGGGAGGAGAGAAGATACTTACCGAAGAGAGCCCCCAAGGAGATTCCTTTATTTCAAGGGTGTGTGATCAGTGGGAGACTGCCTCTCTCGGTGCTGCACGGGCAGGAATCAGGACGGTTCAGCTTCGTATCGGCGTGGTGCTGACGCCTGGGGGCGGGGCTCTTAAACGGATGTTGCTTCCCTTTTCTTTAGGCCTTGGCACCAGGATATCACAGGGCAGGCAGTATATGAGCTGGATCAGCATGGATGATGCCCTGGGCGGTATCCTCCACATTCTTGAAAAAAAACAGATCCATGGTCCTGTGAATCTTACGGCCCCGGCTCCTGTGACCAACAAGGTGTTTACCAAAACTCTTGGCAACATTTTTTCACGTCCGGCGATGTTTGTATTGCCAAGACCTTTGGCCGTTTTTTTATGGGGTCAGATGGGCAAGGAGACCTTGCTGACGTCTGCCCGGGTGGTTCCCCAGATACTCGTGGACACGGGGTATGATTTTTCCCATCCTGTTTTGGCGTCTGCACTGGCCCATGTGCTGGGCAGACCCTTGAAAAATTAA
- a CDS encoding IS630 family transposase yields the protein MTGYRERSDSKRKAYLRLRERYVRRCKTFVYVDESGFSPYTTRRYGYALKGQRVHGLIAGTKHPRTSLIAARIEYSFEEPFLFQGTCNADIFNAWIEHQLSPHLNDNHVVVMDNASFHKGEETKYLIERTGAALLFLPPYSPDLNPIEHDFAALKTIREYNENETIDEIIRMYK from the coding sequence ATGACGGGATACAGGGAGCGAAGCGACAGCAAAAGAAAGGCATATCTTCGTCTTCGTGAACGTTATGTACGTCGTTGCAAAACGTTTGTTTATGTTGATGAAAGCGGCTTTTCGCCTTATACAACCCGTCGCTATGGATATGCTCTCAAAGGGCAGCGTGTTCATGGTTTGATTGCAGGAACAAAGCACCCTCGAACGTCTTTGATTGCTGCCCGCATCGAATATAGTTTTGAAGAACCATTTTTGTTTCAGGGAACATGCAATGCGGATATCTTTAATGCTTGGATCGAACACCAGTTGAGTCCACATCTGAACGATAATCATGTCGTTGTGATGGATAACGCATCCTTCCACAAGGGCGAAGAAACCAAATATTTGATAGAAAGAACTGGTGCAGCTCTTTTGTTTTTGCCCCCGTATTCACCGGATCTCAATCCGATTGAACACGATTTTGCGGCCCTAAAAACCATCCGTGAATACAATGAAAACGAAACGATTGATGAAATTATCAGGATGTATAAATAA
- the cydB gene encoding cytochrome d ubiquinol oxidase subunit II: MELQSIWFFLWGLLWAVFFLTDGFDFGIGTIYPFAGKTDRDKRVMLNAMGPLWDGNEVWLITAGGVTFAAFPKVYATMFSSLYTPLMLILFALIFRGVSLHFRGKIDTPGWKKLWDTFIFLGSFLPALLFGVAFANIFAGIPFDNEGLYHGNTLKLLNPYGLLGGLLFVLLFILHGANWMAIKATGDLQKRVVGISAKTWLILVPVAVIFLIASYFATDLYANYFKYPLLFGIILVAVGALFATRFFSAKQAWFKAWFASALTIMGCTFFGIAGLFPALFPSSMNPDWDLTAFNASSSPLTLKIMLGVVLVFIPIVICYQVWAYHLFKDPITDEDLGMDEAY, from the coding sequence ATGGAACTTCAATCGATCTGGTTTTTCTTGTGGGGGCTTTTATGGGCCGTATTCTTTCTCACGGACGGATTTGATTTCGGCATCGGGACCATCTATCCTTTTGCCGGCAAAACCGACAGGGATAAACGGGTGATGCTCAATGCCATGGGGCCTTTGTGGGACGGCAACGAAGTCTGGCTGATCACGGCAGGCGGGGTCACATTTGCCGCATTTCCCAAGGTGTATGCCACCATGTTCTCATCTTTGTACACCCCGCTCATGCTGATCTTATTTGCCCTGATCTTCAGGGGGGTCTCCCTCCACTTCAGGGGAAAAATCGACACGCCCGGATGGAAAAAACTCTGGGATACATTTATCTTCCTGGGATCTTTTCTGCCAGCCCTTCTTTTTGGGGTGGCCTTTGCCAATATTTTTGCAGGCATCCCCTTTGACAATGAGGGCCTTTACCACGGCAACACCTTAAAGCTACTCAACCCTTACGGGCTTCTTGGCGGACTGCTCTTTGTCCTGCTCTTTATTCTCCACGGGGCCAACTGGATGGCCATCAAGGCCACAGGGGATCTGCAAAAACGGGTTGTGGGTATCTCGGCCAAAACCTGGCTCATCCTTGTGCCCGTGGCCGTGATCTTTTTAATTGCCTCTTATTTTGCCACCGACCTCTATGCCAATTATTTTAAATATCCCCTGCTTTTCGGCATCATTCTGGTGGCTGTGGGCGCCCTGTTTGCCACACGGTTTTTTTCGGCCAAACAGGCATGGTTCAAGGCATGGTTTGCTTCGGCCCTGACCATTATGGGATGCACCTTTTTCGGCATTGCAGGCCTGTTTCCCGCACTTTTTCCCTCAAGCATGAATCCTGACTGGGATCTGACCGCATTTAATGCCTCCTCCAGTCCCCTGACCCTGAAGATCATGCTCGGGGTTGTGCTGGTGTTCATTCCCATTGTCATCTGCTACCAGGTATGGGCATATCATCTGTTCAAAGATCCCATTACCGATGAGGATCTTGGAATGGATGAAGCCTACTAG
- a CDS encoding cytochrome c family protein: MLKKILIAAVLVCFTLGSVAVVFADEGPNGNKRKGKYTYRKLVKACFERGAVDSDSPTVSPADKKQAEWKAIFEGKDFSAFGCDQEWANASDKDILDIYSYFYSFAADSPTPATCK, from the coding sequence ATGCTTAAAAAAATATTGATTGCTGCTGTGCTGGTATGTTTCACCCTGGGATCTGTTGCTGTTGTCTTTGCCGATGAGGGACCCAACGGAAACAAAAGAAAAGGAAAGTACACCTATCGCAAACTGGTCAAGGCATGTTTTGAAAGGGGTGCTGTGGACTCCGACTCCCCAACGGTCAGCCCTGCAGATAAAAAACAGGCTGAATGGAAAGCCATTTTTGAAGGCAAAGACTTTTCAGCCTTTGGATGTGACCAGGAGTGGGCCAATGCTTCGGACAAGGATATTTTAGATATCTACTCCTATTTTTACAGTTTTGCAGCAGACTCCCCCACCCCGGCAACATGTAAATAA
- a CDS encoding serine hydrolase has product MVLKNRIIAEKYAPGFDKDTPMLGWSMSKSVTNALVGILVKDKRLDINSSALVDTWKAPDPRNKITLDMMLRMSSGLEFQESYAPFKDATQMLYASKSMAAYAAGKDLGSAPDTQWYYSSGTTNIIAKIVKDSVGGSLESFHRFSKNRLFDKIKAFSAVIEPDASDAFVGSSYMFATARDWARFGLFLKNDGVWDNERLLPKGWMDYSTRPTPMAPMGQYGAQFWLNAGTRDNPENRKFPSLPQDLYYCSGFNGQIVAVIPSKDVVVVRLGVTHDDSWDHEIFIKQVLDSIRDE; this is encoded by the coding sequence GTGGTTCTGAAAAACCGGATCATTGCTGAAAAATATGCTCCAGGATTTGACAAAGATACCCCAATGCTCGGCTGGTCCATGTCCAAGAGTGTTACAAATGCCCTTGTGGGCATACTTGTAAAGGACAAGCGTCTTGATATCAATTCTTCGGCCCTGGTTGACACCTGGAAAGCCCCGGATCCGCGAAATAAAATCACCCTGGACATGATGCTGCGAATGTCCTCGGGCCTTGAATTCCAAGAGAGTTATGCACCGTTTAAGGATGCAACCCAGATGCTTTATGCCAGCAAAAGCATGGCAGCCTATGCCGCAGGCAAAGATCTTGGATCAGCCCCTGACACCCAATGGTATTATTCTTCGGGCACAACCAATATCATTGCAAAAATTGTAAAAGACAGCGTGGGGGGAAGTCTTGAATCCTTCCACAGATTTTCAAAAAATCGCCTGTTTGATAAAATCAAGGCATTTTCTGCTGTAATAGAGCCGGATGCCTCGGACGCTTTTGTGGGATCCAGCTATATGTTTGCAACGGCCCGGGACTGGGCAAGGTTTGGTTTATTTTTAAAGAATGACGGGGTCTGGGATAATGAAAGACTCCTGCCCAAAGGATGGATGGATTATTCCACCAGACCAACCCCCATGGCGCCCATGGGGCAATACGGAGCCCAATTCTGGCTTAATGCAGGCACCCGGGACAATCCTGAAAATCGAAAATTCCCATCCCTGCCCCAAGATCTTTACTATTGCAGTGGATTCAACGGACAGATCGTTGCAGTCATTCCCTCAAAAGATGTGGTGGTGGTGAGGCTGGGGGTTACCCATGATGATTCCTGGGACCATGAGATATTCATAAAACAGGTGCTGGATTCCATCCGGGATGAATAA
- a CDS encoding DHH family phosphoesterase, with translation MLSNQERIKKMLALFSKTSKVLIVINADPDAIGSAMAVKRILWRRVSEVGIAYFNRISRPDNLAMINLTEPGMVPLDEVDASCFDRFVIVDSQPDHNSCFSRFSFDVIIDHHPLSSAEAPFSDVRPDYGACSSMVTEYLKTMKIKPSAKLAAALMLGIKTDTADFTRQAGSGDIRAFQHLYKFADMNIVTKVERALVTEADLDFLGQAIKKRKIIDNRAFFHAGNISKPDALVVVADFFLAIAGVNWSVISGVIEKKLIIILRNDGLRKGAGKTAQEAFGRFGSAGGHKTMARAELLVSLIRKEIKKVNQNALAKWVQDSITLTAGKKIE, from the coding sequence ATGCTCAGTAACCAAGAGCGGATTAAAAAAATGCTGGCATTGTTCAGCAAAACATCAAAGGTGCTTATTGTCATCAATGCCGATCCCGACGCCATCGGTTCTGCCATGGCTGTGAAACGGATCCTGTGGCGGCGGGTGTCAGAGGTGGGCATTGCCTATTTTAACCGGATCAGCCGGCCGGACAATCTGGCCATGATTAACCTTACCGAGCCTGGAATGGTTCCCCTGGATGAGGTGGATGCCTCTTGTTTTGACCGGTTTGTTATTGTGGATTCCCAGCCGGATCACAATAGTTGTTTTTCCAGATTTTCCTTTGATGTGATCATTGACCATCACCCCTTGTCGTCTGCCGAGGCCCCGTTTTCAGATGTCAGGCCGGATTACGGGGCATGTTCGAGCATGGTAACAGAATATCTTAAAACCATGAAAATAAAACCCTCTGCAAAACTGGCCGCCGCCCTGATGCTGGGCATTAAGACGGATACGGCTGATTTCACCCGCCAGGCAGGGTCGGGCGATATCCGTGCCTTTCAGCATTTATACAAGTTTGCAGACATGAATATAGTCACCAAGGTGGAGCGTGCCCTGGTCACAGAGGCGGACCTGGACTTTTTAGGCCAGGCCATTAAAAAACGAAAGATCATAGACAACCGGGCTTTTTTCCATGCCGGCAATATTTCCAAGCCCGATGCATTGGTGGTTGTGGCTGATTTTTTTCTGGCCATTGCCGGGGTCAACTGGAGTGTGATTTCAGGGGTGATTGAAAAAAAACTCATCATTATCCTGAGAAATGACGGACTGAGAAAAGGGGCCGGTAAAACGGCACAAGAGGCCTTCGGCAGATTCGGCTCTGCCGGCGGTCACAAGACCATGGCCCGGGCCGAGCTTTTGGTTTCTTTGATTCGAAAAGAGATTAAAAAAGTAAACCAGAATGCCCTGGCAAAATGGGTTCAGGACTCTATCACCCTGACCGCAGGGAAAAAAATAGAATAG
- a CDS encoding rubredoxin, translating into MDKYVCGPCGYVYDPAEGDTENGIDAGTAFEDLPEDWCCPICGAAKEEFEKE; encoded by the coding sequence ATGGACAAATATGTATGCGGCCCCTGCGGCTATGTATATGACCCGGCAGAAGGCGACACAGAAAACGGTATTGATGCGGGAACTGCTTTTGAAGACCTTCCCGAAGACTGGTGCTGCCCCATCTGCGGTGCGGCCAAAGAAGAATTTGAAAAAGAATAA
- a CDS encoding DUF3786 domain-containing protein produces MALSVVDLYAKVLPKTNCKDCGYPTCIAFAGMVVSEKLPLKNCPHIDPDILIPAQAELEEQYKQGKWLKKDMAQEALVLARKKAASMALEDVADRIGGILDPGNGPGPFKGQPHIILPYFNSRLCVSKEKVVKKSGDALSRNEQTFVYIHLAAGGSSSPTGKMKSFKEFPNTVSKMVSMNDRVETPLKQKFANQKRLLEKACLAIGGTDVKDRYDAADLAFQFRIFPKVYVTLLFWDKTQGFEPEAKLMFDQTILDHMDIEAIMFMSEHLTDLLTNKAR; encoded by the coding sequence ATGGCCCTTTCCGTTGTCGATCTCTACGCCAAAGTTCTGCCGAAAACCAATTGCAAAGACTGTGGTTATCCCACCTGTATTGCCTTTGCCGGCATGGTGGTCTCAGAAAAACTGCCCTTAAAAAACTGCCCCCATATTGATCCTGACATTCTGATTCCAGCACAGGCCGAACTTGAAGAACAGTACAAGCAAGGCAAATGGCTCAAAAAAGACATGGCCCAAGAAGCCCTTGTTCTGGCAAGAAAAAAGGCCGCATCCATGGCATTAGAAGATGTGGCAGACCGCATCGGCGGAATCCTGGACCCTGGAAACGGGCCCGGACCTTTTAAGGGCCAGCCCCATATCATATTGCCCTATTTTAATTCACGTCTCTGTGTATCCAAAGAAAAAGTAGTTAAAAAAAGTGGGGATGCGCTCAGCCGGAATGAACAAACCTTTGTATATATCCACCTTGCCGCAGGCGGCAGTTCATCTCCCACCGGTAAAATGAAAAGCTTTAAGGAATTTCCCAATACGGTCTCAAAAATGGTCTCCATGAATGATCGTGTGGAAACCCCTTTAAAACAAAAATTTGCAAACCAGAAGAGGCTGCTTGAAAAGGCCTGCCTGGCCATTGGCGGAACCGATGTAAAAGACCGGTACGACGCTGCCGATCTTGCATTTCAGTTCAGAATCTTTCCAAAGGTCTATGTCACCTTGCTCTTCTGGGATAAAACCCAGGGATTTGAACCCGAGGCAAAGCTGATGTTTGACCAGACCATTCTGGATCACATGGACATTGAGGCCATAATGTTCATGAGCGAACACCTCACAGACCTGCTCACCAACAAGGCCAGATAA
- a CDS encoding cytochrome b/b6 domain-containing protein, whose product MTRPNLTKVYLYTRFERLWHWFQALMIFVLLITGFEVHGTYTLMGFKTAVTVHNFVGLSWLVMFAFFVFWLLTTGEWKQYIPTTKKLFNVVLYYAFGIFKGQSHPVQKSKGAKHNPLQRIAYLGISAMLLPVQMATGLLYYLYNQIPASLDLSILAVAHTLVAFLLVNFLIIHLYMTTTGHSLFSHIAGMITGWEEVYDTTKIQEWENKATKKT is encoded by the coding sequence ATGACCCGACCCAACCTGACAAAAGTATATCTTTACACCCGGTTTGAAAGACTGTGGCACTGGTTCCAAGCCCTCATGATTTTCGTCCTTTTGATCACAGGCTTTGAAGTTCACGGCACCTATACCCTGATGGGTTTTAAAACTGCGGTCACCGTTCATAACTTTGTGGGCCTTTCCTGGCTGGTCATGTTTGCCTTTTTTGTATTCTGGCTTCTGACCACAGGGGAATGGAAGCAGTATATCCCCACCACCAAAAAACTCTTTAACGTGGTGCTGTATTATGCATTCGGGATTTTCAAGGGCCAAAGCCATCCCGTGCAAAAGTCAAAAGGGGCCAAACACAACCCGCTGCAGCGGATTGCCTATCTGGGGATTTCAGCCATGCTCCTGCCCGTGCAGATGGCAACAGGCCTGTTATACTACCTGTACAACCAGATCCCGGCCAGCCTAGATCTCTCCATTCTGGCCGTTGCCCATACCCTTGTGGCTTTTTTACTGGTGAATTTTCTGATCATCCATTTGTACATGACCACCACGGGGCACTCCCTGTTCAGCCACATTGCAGGAATGATCACCGGCTGGGAAGAGGTCTACGACACCACCAAGATCCAGGAATGGGAAAACAAGGCCACCAAAAAGACCTGA
- a CDS encoding cytochrome ubiquinol oxidase subunit I, which yields MDPVFLSRLQFAAATMFHFLFVPLTLGLSVLIAYMETKYARTGDTVYLRMTKFWGKLFLINFSLGVVTGITLEFQFGTNWSRYSEYVGDVFGSLLAIEASVAFFLESTFIGIWIFGWKKLSAKAHAGVMWLVAIAGNFSAIWILLANGFMQNPVGYAIQNGRAEMVDFIALITNKHGWLEIIHVVPSALLLGAFFIMGVSAYHLLKKQHIEIFQRSFKIGLIVGLVTALWLGISGDMHGVNVSKTQPAKLAAMEAHWETQTRAPIIMFAVPDQEQEKNLIEIGSLPGLLSFLGFHDFNAEVKGLRDFPKEERPPVLPTFIGFRTMVGLGTLFILLMLYGWTRRNKLMESPMFLKIMFWSIPLPYLAIEMGWVVSEVGRQPWIVYGLMKTTAAASPIATSQVFISLIGFILVYGLLGAVGFYLIAKSIKEGPEAETN from the coding sequence ATGGATCCGGTTTTTCTGTCCAGACTGCAGTTTGCCGCAGCCACCATGTTCCATTTTCTTTTTGTTCCCCTCACCCTAGGATTGTCTGTTCTCATTGCCTATATGGAGACCAAGTACGCCAGAACCGGCGACACGGTTTATCTGAGAATGACCAAATTCTGGGGCAAGCTTTTTTTAATTAATTTTTCCCTGGGGGTTGTCACGGGGATCACCCTGGAATTTCAGTTTGGCACCAACTGGTCAAGGTACAGCGAATATGTCGGAGATGTGTTCGGCTCTTTGCTGGCCATTGAAGCCTCTGTGGCCTTTTTTTTGGAGTCCACCTTTATCGGCATCTGGATTTTCGGCTGGAAAAAGCTCTCTGCCAAGGCCCATGCCGGGGTGATGTGGCTGGTGGCCATTGCAGGCAATTTCAGCGCCATCTGGATCCTTCTTGCCAATGGATTCATGCAGAACCCGGTGGGATACGCCATCCAGAACGGCCGTGCAGAAATGGTCGACTTTATTGCCCTTATTACCAACAAACACGGGTGGCTTGAAATCATCCACGTGGTCCCCTCCGCCCTGCTTCTGGGCGCCTTTTTCATCATGGGGGTTTCAGCCTACCATCTGCTAAAAAAACAACACATTGAAATTTTCCAGCGCTCCTTTAAGATCGGTTTGATCGTGGGCCTTGTCACAGCCCTCTGGCTTGGCATCTCAGGCGACATGCACGGGGTCAATGTTTCCAAAACCCAGCCGGCCAAACTGGCTGCCATGGAAGCCCATTGGGAAACCCAGACGCGGGCCCCGATTATCATGTTTGCTGTTCCCGACCAGGAACAGGAAAAAAATCTCATTGAAATCGGCTCCCTTCCCGGGCTTTTAAGCTTTTTGGGATTCCACGATTTTAACGCAGAGGTCAAAGGGCTAAGGGACTTTCCCAAAGAGGAAAGACCGCCGGTGCTGCCCACCTTTATCGGGTTCAGAACCATGGTGGGCCTTGGCACCTTGTTTATCCTGCTCATGCTTTACGGCTGGACAAGGCGCAATAAACTCATGGAAAGCCCCATGTTTTTAAAAATCATGTTTTGGTCCATCCCCCTGCCCTACCTTGCCATTGAAATGGGATGGGTGGTCTCTGAGGTGGGACGCCAGCCTTGGATTGTTTACGGACTGATGAAGACAACGGCTGCGGCCTCTCCCATTGCCACCTCCCAGGTGTTTATCTCGTTGATCGGGTTTATTCTGGTTTACGGCCTGCTCGGTGCCGTGGGCTTCTACCTGATTGCCAAATCCATAAAAGAAGGCCCTGAGGCCGAAACCAACTAA